A window from Anser cygnoides isolate HZ-2024a breed goose chromosome 1, Taihu_goose_T2T_genome, whole genome shotgun sequence encodes these proteins:
- the CCT8 gene encoding T-complex protein 1 subunit theta isoform X2 — MALHVPKAPGFAQMLKEGAKHYSGLEEAVYRNIQACKELAQTTRTAYGPNGMNKMVINHLEKLFVTNDAATILRELEVQHPAAKMLVMASHMQEQEVGDGTNFVLVFAGVLLELAEDLLRMGLSVSEVIEGYEKACKKALEILPDLVCCSAKNLRDVEEVASLLHTSVMSKQYGNESFLSKLIAQACVSILPDSGHFNVDNIRVCKIVGAGISASSVLHGMVFKKETEGDVTSVKDAKIAVYSCPFDGMITETKGTVLIKNAEELMNFSKGEENLMDLQVKAIADSGANVVVTGGKVADMALHYANKYNLMLVRLNSKWDLRRLCKTVGATALPRLTPPTLEEMGHCDSVYLSEVGDTQVVVFKHEKEDGAISTILIRGSTDNLMDDIERAVDDGVNTFKVLTRDKRLVPGGGATEIELAKQITSYGETCPGLDQYAIKKFAEAFEAIPRALAENSGIKANEVISKLYAVHQEGNKNVGFDIEAEAAAVKDMLEAGILDTYLGKSWGIKLATNAAVTVLRVDQIIMAKPAGGPKPPSGKKDWDEDQND, encoded by the exons ATGGCGCTGCACGTCCCCAAGGCCCCGGGCTTCGCCCAGATGCTCAAGGAGGGCGCCAAG cattattCAGGACTAGAAGAAGCTGTCTATAGGAATATCCAAGCATGCAAAGAACTTGCTCAAACCACCCGTACGGCTTATGGACCAAATG GAATGAACAAAATGGTTATCAATCATCTGGAGAAGCTTTTTGTTACAAATGATGCTGCTACTATCTTGAGAGAGCTGGAG GTCCAGCATCCGGCCGCAAAAATGCTTGTGATGGCTTCCCATATGCAAGAGCAAGAAGTTGGAGATGGAACCAACTTTGTCCTTGTTTTTGCTGGGGTCCTTCTGGAGTTAGCAGAAGACCTTCTGAGGATGGGATTATCAGTCTCAGAG GTGATTGAAGGATATGAAAAAGCGTGCAAGAAAGCCCTGGAAATTCTTCCGGACTTGGTGTGCTGTTCTGCAAAGAACCTTAGAGATGTTGAAGAAGTGGCATCTTTGTTGCATACTTCAGTAATGAGCAAACAGTATGGCAACGAAAGTTTCTTGTCGAAGCTCATTGCTCAGGCCTGCG TCTCTATTCTTCCTGATTCTGGTCATTTCAACGTTGATAATATCAGAGTGTGCAAGATTGTG gGTGCTGGTATCTCTGCTTCATCAGTGCTGCATGGCatggtttttaaaaaagaaactgaaggagATGTTACTTCTGTCAAAGATGCAAAAATAGCTGTGTATTCCTGCCCTTTTGATGGTATGATAACTGAAACTAAG GGCACCGTACTTATAAAGAATGCTGAAGAGCTGATGAACTTCAGTAAGGGAGAAGAGAATCTGATGGATTTGCAAGTCAAAGCTATAGCTGACAGTGGTGCAAATGTAGTAGTAACGGGTGGCAAAGTGGCAGACATGGCACTTCATTATGCCAACAAATACAATCTTATGTTAGTCAG gttgAACTCAAAGTGGGATCTGAGAAGACTCTGCAAAACTGTTGGTGCAACAGCCCTACCCAGACTG actcCCCCAACTCTAGAAGAAATGGGTCACTGCGACAGTGTATATTTATCAGAGGTTGGAGATACTCAAGTTGTTGTATTTAAGCATG AAAAGGAGGATGGTGCTATTTCTACTATACTCATTCGTGGATCGACAGACAATCTGATGGATGATATAGAGAGAGCAGTGGATGATGGTGTAAATACTTTTAAAGTACTTACAAGG GATAAACGTCTCGTTCCTGGAGGCGGTGCAACAGAGATTGAATTAGCCAAGCAGATCACATCTTATGGAGAG ACTTGTCCTGGACTTGACCAGTACGCCATCAAGAAGTTTGCAGAAGCATTTGAAGCCATTCCTCGGGCACTGGCAGAAAACTCTGGCATAAAGGCTAACGAAGTCATTTCCAAACTTTATGCTGTGCATCAAGAAGGCAACAAAAATGTTGGCTTTGATATTGAG gctgaagctgctgctgtgaagGATATGTTGGAAGCTGGTATATTAGACACATACCTTGGAAAATCCTGGGGTATCAAGCTGGCTACAAATGCAGCAGTAACTGTCCTACGGGTCGATCAG ATCattatggcaaaaccagcagGTGGCCCTAAACCTCCATCAGGAAAGAAAGACTGGGATGAAGACCAAAATGACTGA
- the LOC125181821 gene encoding heat shock transcription factor, X-linked-like, with protein MVMLEHLPPQRPDRPAGSRSLSGRTKTKLATEMASGGNFSENEIKEIKREPLPAETSPVSAPDKLVESSESPSAEPLGQHRGAACDGAAASVKEEMDWLASTDNCESKPCSSSEESAVKANVFSFLSFPEKLWQLVESNDFKTIWWGHCGNCIVIDEEIFKVEVLGRSGPQKIFETGRMKSFIRQLNLYGFTKMQQDFQRSASLPEFLAEEDAFSAHRKLLLYHNPNFKRDSPHLLVNCKRRVALKRKATAAHATQAALYGNCPSSSPGIQHGWGADAGEEKDGMAAAPAEHTQTAAPAGPPLPKRQAKATPQASGAHPASGVDAPSLPGPAAEAAGRDEQQPPASSQLPPRSSPSPSASPTPTRHYFLPLMGAGSAPTHQNAPAPRIPWATIPPFRPFAILGPAAASATAMPNPPDWQPSAAPHCPTCTCSPNKAAAGDGLEP; from the exons ATGGTGATGCTCGAGCATCTCCCACCACAACGCCCAGACAGACCAGCTGGGTCTCGCTCGCTGAGTGGCAGGACGAAGACTAAGCTGGCCACTGAAATGGCTTCAGGCGGaaacttcagtgaaaatgagataaaagaaattaagaggGAGCCGCTTCCAGCAGAAACTTCACCTGTTTCTGCTCCAGACAAGCTGGTTGAATCCTCAGAGTCCCCTTCTGCTGAGCCTCTGGGTCAGCACAGAGGAGCAGCTTGTGATGGTGCTGCAGCATCAGTAAAGGAAGAAATGGATTGGCTGGCTTCCACTGATAACTGTGAGAGCAAACCCTGCAGTTCTTCTGAGGAGAGCGCTGTCAAAGCCAAcgtcttctccttcctcagtttcccagagaaactgtggcaACTAGTTGAAAGCAACGACTTTAAGACCATTTGGTGGGGTCACTGTGGAAACTGCATTGTGAttgatgaagaaatatttaaagtggAAGTGCTGGGAAGGAGCGGGCCTCAGAAAATTTTTGAGACTGGGCGTATGAAAAGTTTCATTCGTCAGCTTAACCTGTACGGATTTACCAAAATGCAACAGGACTTCCAAAGATCTGCCTCACTTCCTGAATTCCTTGCAGAAGAAGATGCATTTTCTGCTCACAGGAAG tTACTCCTCTACCACAACCCCAACTTCAAGAGAGATTCTCCCCACCTGCTCGTCAACTGCAAGCGCCGTGTTGCTCTGAAGAGGAAAGCCACGGCTGCCCATGCAACGCAGGCGGCTCTGTATGGAaactgccccagcagcagcccaggcatCCAGCATGGGTGGGGAGCAGATGCCGGGGAGGAGAAGGACGggatggcagcagctccagcagagcaCACGCAGacagcagcccccgcagggCCCCCACTCCCAAAGCGCCAGGCAAAAGCCACCCCCCAGGCTAGCGGTGCCCATCCAGCCTCAGGCGTGgatgctccctccctgccaggccccgctgcagaggcagcaggcagggacgAGCAacagcctccagcctcctcccagctgCCACCACGCAGCAGCCCGAGCCCATCTGCCTCTCCTACTCCCACACGGCACTACTTTCTGCCTCTCATGGGAGCCGGCTCGGCACCTACGCACCAAAACGCGCCAGCTCCACGGATTCCCTGGGCCACCATACCTCCCTTCCGTCCTTTTGCAATTCTTGGGCcggcagcagcctctgccacGGCCATGCCGAATCCACCCGACTGGCAGCCCTCAGCAGCCCCACACTGCCCAACTTGCACCTGCAGCCCAAACAAGGCAGCTGCAGGCGATGGGCTGGAACCCTAG
- the CCT8 gene encoding T-complex protein 1 subunit theta isoform X1, whose product MALHVPKAPGFAQMLKEGAKHYSGLEEAVYRNIQACKELAQTTRTAYGPNGMNKMVINHLEKLFVTNDAATILRELEVQHPAAKMLVMASHMQEQEVGDGTNFVLVFAGVLLELAEDLLRMGLSVSEVIEGYEKACKKALEILPDLVCCSAKNLRDVEEVASLLHTSVMSKQYGNESFLSKLIAQACVSILPDSGHFNVDNIRVCKIVGAGISASSVLHGMVFKKETEGDVTSVKDAKIAVYSCPFDGMITETKGTVLIKNAEELMNFSKGEENLMDLQVKAIADSGANVVVTGGKVADMALHYANKYNLMLVRLNSKWDLRRLCKTVGATALPRLTPPTLEEMGHCDSVYLSEVGDTQVVVFKHEKEDGAISTILIRGSTDNLMDDIERAVDDGVNTFKVLTRDKRLVPGGGATEIELAKQITSYGETCPGLDQYAIKKFAEAFEAIPRALAENSGIKANEVISKLYAVHQEGNKNVGFDIEAEAAAVKDMLEAGILDTYLGKSWGIKLATNAAVTVLRVDQIIMAKTAGGPKAPKQQGHWDKDDWKDEPEK is encoded by the exons ATGGCGCTGCACGTCCCCAAGGCCCCGGGCTTCGCCCAGATGCTCAAGGAGGGCGCCAAG cattattCAGGACTAGAAGAAGCTGTCTATAGGAATATCCAAGCATGCAAAGAACTTGCTCAAACCACCCGTACGGCTTATGGACCAAATG GAATGAACAAAATGGTTATCAATCATCTGGAGAAGCTTTTTGTTACAAATGATGCTGCTACTATCTTGAGAGAGCTGGAG GTCCAGCATCCGGCCGCAAAAATGCTTGTGATGGCTTCCCATATGCAAGAGCAAGAAGTTGGAGATGGAACCAACTTTGTCCTTGTTTTTGCTGGGGTCCTTCTGGAGTTAGCAGAAGACCTTCTGAGGATGGGATTATCAGTCTCAGAG GTGATTGAAGGATATGAAAAAGCGTGCAAGAAAGCCCTGGAAATTCTTCCGGACTTGGTGTGCTGTTCTGCAAAGAACCTTAGAGATGTTGAAGAAGTGGCATCTTTGTTGCATACTTCAGTAATGAGCAAACAGTATGGCAACGAAAGTTTCTTGTCGAAGCTCATTGCTCAGGCCTGCG TCTCTATTCTTCCTGATTCTGGTCATTTCAACGTTGATAATATCAGAGTGTGCAAGATTGTG gGTGCTGGTATCTCTGCTTCATCAGTGCTGCATGGCatggtttttaaaaaagaaactgaaggagATGTTACTTCTGTCAAAGATGCAAAAATAGCTGTGTATTCCTGCCCTTTTGATGGTATGATAACTGAAACTAAG GGCACCGTACTTATAAAGAATGCTGAAGAGCTGATGAACTTCAGTAAGGGAGAAGAGAATCTGATGGATTTGCAAGTCAAAGCTATAGCTGACAGTGGTGCAAATGTAGTAGTAACGGGTGGCAAAGTGGCAGACATGGCACTTCATTATGCCAACAAATACAATCTTATGTTAGTCAG gttgAACTCAAAGTGGGATCTGAGAAGACTCTGCAAAACTGTTGGTGCAACAGCCCTACCCAGACTG actcCCCCAACTCTAGAAGAAATGGGTCACTGCGACAGTGTATATTTATCAGAGGTTGGAGATACTCAAGTTGTTGTATTTAAGCATG AAAAGGAGGATGGTGCTATTTCTACTATACTCATTCGTGGATCGACAGACAATCTGATGGATGATATAGAGAGAGCAGTGGATGATGGTGTAAATACTTTTAAAGTACTTACAAGG GATAAACGTCTCGTTCCTGGAGGCGGTGCAACAGAGATTGAATTAGCCAAGCAGATCACATCTTATGGAGAG ACTTGTCCTGGACTTGACCAGTACGCCATCAAGAAGTTTGCAGAAGCATTTGAAGCCATTCCTCGGGCACTGGCAGAAAACTCTGGCATAAAGGCTAACGAAGTCATTTCCAAACTTTATGCTGTGCATCAAGAAGGCAACAAAAATGTTGGCTTTGATATTGAG gctgaagctgctgctgtgaagGATATGTTGGAAGCTGGTATATTAGACACATACCTTGGAAAATCCTGGGGTATCAAGCTGGCTACAAATGCAGCAGTAACTGTCCTACGGGTCGATCAG ATTATTATGGCAAAAACAGCAGGCGGTCCAAAAGCTCCTAAACAACAAGGACATTGGGATAAGGATGACTGGAAAGATGAGCCTGAAAAGTAG